From the genome of Devriesea agamarum, one region includes:
- a CDS encoding GDSL-type esterase/lipase family protein, whose translation MTDTTPGPERIRLIALGDELLAGIGDARVLGWIGRAVARHQQHRPIDLFTAALPGETSAGLAQRWDTTVAERVDHAGLESGTVDHRVVLGLGSADITTGTSLARSRLNLAKVLDGLERARIPAFVVGPPPSADRARTTAIRELSGAFDDVCSRRRVTYVDTVNALDGHEQWVADLARTGTDLPGQTGYGLLAWLVLHGGFGSFLGTEA comes from the coding sequence GTGACAGATACCACCCCCGGACCCGAACGCATCCGGTTAATCGCCCTCGGTGATGAACTGCTCGCGGGTATTGGAGATGCTCGTGTCCTCGGATGGATCGGCCGCGCAGTGGCCCGTCACCAACAGCACCGGCCCATCGATCTGTTCACGGCGGCATTGCCCGGTGAAACCTCAGCGGGCCTCGCCCAACGCTGGGACACCACGGTCGCTGAGCGGGTTGACCATGCGGGGCTCGAATCGGGAACCGTCGATCATCGGGTGGTGCTCGGCCTTGGCTCAGCCGATATTACAACCGGCACTTCTTTGGCTCGCTCTCGGCTTAACCTCGCTAAAGTCTTGGACGGTTTAGAACGGGCTCGTATCCCAGCGTTTGTGGTCGGCCCACCGCCAAGTGCCGATCGCGCCCGAACAACAGCGATCCGCGAGCTTTCCGGGGCCTTTGATGATGTGTGTTCACGCCGTCGAGTCACCTATGTTGACACCGTCAATGCCCTAGATGGACACGAACAGTGGGTCGCCGACCTCGCGCGCACGGGCACTGATCTCCCGGGGCAAACTGGCTACGGGTTACTTGCTTGGCTCGTTCTGCACGGCGGGTTCGGAAGCTTCCTGGGAACCGAGGCCTAA
- a CDS encoding 50S ribosomal protein bL37, which translates to MSKRGRKRRDRRKGGANHGKRPNS; encoded by the coding sequence ATGAGCAAGCGAGGCCGCAAGCGTCGTGACCGCCGCAAAGGCGGAGCCAACCACGGCAAGCGTCCCAACTCCTGA
- the rsrA gene encoding mycothiol system anti-sigma-R factor, translating to MTMPNEWHGCGRCEGALNARLHEVLDGECPECEIDELMAHIKACPGCLHELETVRLLKKLVQRSCASESAPESLRERITVEYRRITVSYRGRNL from the coding sequence ATGACAATGCCCAACGAATGGCACGGATGCGGACGATGCGAGGGCGCTTTAAACGCCCGGTTGCACGAAGTACTCGACGGGGAATGCCCCGAGTGTGAGATTGACGAGCTGATGGCCCACATCAAGGCGTGCCCCGGCTGTCTCCACGAGCTCGAAACCGTTCGGTTGCTGAAAAAACTCGTGCAGCGCAGTTGCGCGTCCGAAAGTGCCCCGGAGTCCTTGCGCGAACGTATCACCGTTGAATATCGGCGTATCACCGTGAGTTACCGAGGACGAAATCTCTAA
- a CDS encoding DoxX family membrane protein produces the protein MALVRRIARPLLAAPFIYEGVKTLQTPERQKAIAPGAFNKLDEKLKETSIPLGSDSIVRIAAGVAIGAGALYATNRMPRLAALTLLVTTSVGLAGRKKVWELTGKERQEEIHAILSDAGLLGGVMLAAVDLSGKPSLSYRMSRAIERGRKKAERKQRELEKGAKATRKAVESRMS, from the coding sequence ATGGCTCTCGTCCGTCGAATCGCTCGCCCACTGCTCGCCGCCCCTTTCATCTACGAAGGGGTGAAAACCCTTCAGACGCCCGAACGTCAAAAGGCCATCGCCCCCGGAGCTTTTAATAAGCTCGACGAGAAGCTGAAAGAAACCTCGATTCCCCTAGGGTCGGACAGCATTGTGCGCATCGCCGCTGGTGTCGCTATCGGCGCGGGCGCCCTATATGCCACCAACCGGATGCCTCGGCTCGCAGCGCTGACGTTGCTGGTCACTACATCTGTCGGCCTCGCTGGGCGCAAGAAGGTGTGGGAACTAACCGGCAAAGAACGCCAGGAAGAGATCCACGCCATCCTGTCGGACGCAGGCCTTTTGGGTGGTGTCATGCTGGCAGCCGTTGATCTCAGCGGAAAACCGTCCCTCAGCTACCGCATGTCGCGCGCAATTGAACGCGGACGTAAAAAAGCAGAACGCAAACAGCGCGAGCTTGAAAAGGGTGCGAAAGCCACCCGCAAAGCCGTTGAATCCCGCATGTCTTGA
- the aroA gene encoding 3-phosphoshikimate 1-carboxyvinyltransferase yields MSSREVLWTAPTADSPLDALVEVPGSKSLTNRWLVLGALADSTTSLHGVLISRDTRLMVDALQQLGASFRRDGASCHITPLTPDASIDMARAPMSAPGDGSVGSRRQPTTIHCGLAGTVMRFVPPVAALTGKTVDFVGDPAASSRPMSALVEGLRAQGVRVDDLGKPGRLPLRLYGDGDLAGGTIEVDASASSQVISGLLLSAPRGRRTLVIRHTGARLPSVPHIDMTLEVLRRSGVDAEHRMSIDGRTHEWAVVPGPVHLGEVVIEPDLSNAGPFLAAAMVTGGTIAISRWPRHTTQPGDAYRDLLTRMGADIHFEDDELVLTGTGVIHGIDEDLGDVGELTCTIAALAVLADSPSHLRGIGHLRGHETDRLHALTTEIRRLGGDVVEHEDSLEIKPRPLHGGVVQTYEDHRMATAAAIIGLRVPGVQVVNVQTTEKTLPDFVDMWLSMLHTCSPAGGTW; encoded by the coding sequence GTGAGCTCACGAGAAGTTCTCTGGACGGCCCCAACAGCCGATAGCCCGCTCGACGCGCTAGTCGAGGTTCCAGGCTCAAAGTCTCTTACCAACCGGTGGTTAGTCCTTGGTGCACTCGCCGATTCCACCACCTCGTTGCATGGAGTTTTGATCTCCCGCGATACGCGGCTGATGGTGGATGCTTTGCAGCAATTAGGGGCGAGTTTCCGTCGAGACGGCGCGAGCTGCCACATCACCCCGCTCACGCCAGATGCTTCGATCGATATGGCGCGTGCACCGATGTCCGCACCCGGCGATGGCTCGGTCGGCTCTCGGAGACAGCCAACCACTATCCACTGCGGCCTAGCAGGAACTGTCATGCGTTTTGTCCCCCCGGTGGCAGCGCTGACAGGCAAAACTGTTGACTTCGTCGGCGATCCGGCTGCGTCGTCGCGTCCTATGTCCGCACTAGTTGAGGGGCTGCGAGCGCAGGGCGTACGGGTTGATGACCTCGGCAAACCCGGTCGTCTACCGCTGCGCCTTTACGGCGACGGCGATCTGGCCGGCGGCACAATTGAGGTGGATGCCTCCGCATCCAGCCAGGTCATATCGGGTTTATTGCTTTCCGCCCCCCGGGGCCGACGCACCCTGGTTATTCGCCACACGGGGGCGCGTCTGCCTTCTGTGCCGCATATCGACATGACCCTTGAGGTGCTGCGACGCAGCGGCGTGGATGCCGAGCACCGGATGAGTATCGACGGGCGCACCCATGAGTGGGCGGTTGTGCCTGGGCCCGTCCATCTCGGTGAAGTGGTCATCGAGCCGGATCTTTCCAACGCTGGCCCTTTCCTCGCCGCGGCCATGGTCACCGGTGGAACCATCGCGATTTCAAGATGGCCCCGCCACACAACCCAACCCGGAGACGCCTACCGGGACCTGCTCACGCGCATGGGTGCAGACATCCATTTTGAGGATGACGAACTAGTGCTCACCGGAACCGGCGTCATCCATGGGATCGACGAAGACCTGGGGGACGTCGGCGAACTTACCTGCACCATCGCGGCGCTCGCAGTGCTGGCCGACTCCCCCAGTCATCTTCGTGGCATTGGACATCTGCGCGGGCACGAGACCGACCGTTTACATGCGCTGACCACCGAGATCCGGCGACTCGGCGGGGATGTGGTCGAACACGAGGATTCTCTGGAGATCAAGCCGAGGCCGCTGCACGGTGGAGTGGTCCAGACGTATGAGGATCACCGGATGGCCACGGCAGCCGCGATTATCGGCCTCAGAGTTCCGGGAGTTCAGGTGGTCAACGTTCAAACCACGGAGAAAACGCTTCCCGATTTTGTCGACATGTGGCTATCAATGCTGCATACGTGCTCCCCCGCAGGCGGCACATGGTAG
- the rsgA gene encoding ribosome small subunit-dependent GTPase A, translating into MVVRRGRDLDESDVRIRPNRRGSRPRTKERPRHADAVPARVIAVDRGRWTTLVDAGTPHERAVRAMRARELGRTSIVPGDMVALTGDISGCDGSLARIVRRENRSSFLRRSADDDDATERPLVANVDQMVVVTALADPQPRPRLIDRCLVAAYDAGIEPLLCLTKADLCPPMGFLDRYAPLGVPYVTTSLDPSGSICGLEALRERLAGRTSVLVGHSGVGKSTIVNALVPGTDRAIGDVNDVTGRGRHTSTSALALRLPEVDGWVIDTPGVRSFGLGHVESERLLNAFQDLAQCADACPRDCSHLATAPDCALDGAVAQGLAGPAGASRLDSYRRLVETLRRNDPWDM; encoded by the coding sequence ATGGTAGTGCGTCGCGGCCGCGATCTCGATGAGTCGGATGTGCGCATCCGGCCTAACCGGCGCGGATCTCGGCCACGCACTAAGGAGCGCCCCCGGCATGCCGACGCGGTGCCTGCTCGTGTCATCGCAGTGGATCGCGGCCGATGGACCACCCTGGTTGATGCGGGAACGCCTCACGAACGAGCTGTCCGAGCGATGCGGGCTCGCGAGCTGGGTCGGACTTCCATTGTTCCCGGCGATATGGTCGCGCTCACCGGTGATATCAGCGGTTGCGATGGCTCGCTCGCGAGAATTGTCCGCCGCGAGAACCGTTCGTCGTTTCTGCGGCGCAGCGCGGATGACGACGATGCCACCGAGCGGCCCCTAGTCGCTAATGTCGACCAGATGGTGGTGGTGACGGCGTTAGCCGATCCGCAGCCGCGTCCCCGGCTGATCGACCGGTGCCTGGTTGCTGCCTATGACGCGGGGATTGAACCGCTTTTGTGCTTAACCAAAGCGGACCTGTGCCCACCCATGGGGTTTCTTGACCGCTACGCACCACTCGGGGTGCCGTATGTCACGACGTCGTTGGACCCCAGCGGATCGATCTGTGGGTTAGAAGCTCTTAGAGAACGCCTGGCGGGCCGAACCAGCGTCTTAGTCGGCCATTCCGGAGTGGGGAAGTCCACCATTGTCAATGCCCTGGTGCCGGGAACAGATCGGGCTATCGGTGACGTCAATGACGTCACCGGTCGCGGACGGCACACCTCCACATCCGCGTTAGCACTTCGGCTTCCCGAGGTTGACGGGTGGGTCATCGATACGCCCGGAGTTCGTTCTTTCGGACTCGGGCATGTTGAATCGGAACGATTACTGAACGCCTTCCAGGATCTGGCGCAGTGCGCGGACGCCTGTCCCCGAGATTGCAGTCATCTGGCGACGGCCCCGGACTGCGCACTGGATGGCGCGGTTGCTCAGGGGCTCGCGGGTCCTGCCGGAGCGTCGCGTCTCGATTCGTATCGGCGCCTGGTCGAGACGCTGCGCCGCAACGACCCCTGGGATATGTAA
- the hisN gene encoding histidinol-phosphatase has protein sequence MTYAEDLRLAHVLADAVDQLTMSRFRAQDLRVETKPDMTEVTDADQAAEQLVRAQLGRSRSRDQVIGEEFGSTGHSPRQWVIDPIDGTRNFVRGVPVWATLIGLIEDGKAVVGLVSAPALSRRWWAGAGSGAWTGSRLSSARRLHVSSVDRIDNASLSYSSLNGWADSDRLPQMLNFMQRCWRTRAYGDFWSYMLLAEGAVDIAAEPELNLHDMVGLVPIVTEAGGRFSDLDGQDGPFGTNAVATNGLLHEEVLEALALRD, from the coding sequence ATGACCTATGCCGAAGACCTTCGCCTAGCCCATGTGCTCGCCGATGCTGTCGATCAACTCACCATGTCGCGTTTTCGCGCTCAAGATTTACGAGTCGAAACCAAACCCGATATGACTGAGGTGACCGATGCCGACCAAGCAGCTGAACAGCTTGTTCGGGCACAGCTTGGTCGATCCCGGTCACGTGACCAGGTTATTGGTGAAGAGTTCGGCAGCACTGGGCATTCTCCGCGGCAATGGGTGATCGATCCGATTGATGGCACCCGCAATTTTGTGCGCGGGGTTCCCGTCTGGGCAACGCTGATTGGGCTAATTGAAGACGGCAAGGCTGTCGTCGGTCTGGTGTCGGCACCTGCGCTATCTCGGCGCTGGTGGGCAGGAGCGGGCTCCGGCGCCTGGACGGGAAGCCGTCTCAGCTCGGCTCGGCGCCTCCATGTGTCGAGCGTGGATCGCATTGATAACGCGTCCCTGTCGTATTCGTCATTAAATGGTTGGGCTGATTCTGACCGGCTGCCCCAGATGCTTAATTTCATGCAACGGTGCTGGCGAACTCGCGCATATGGTGACTTTTGGTCCTACATGCTGCTAGCGGAAGGTGCGGTCGATATCGCGGCAGAGCCAGAGCTGAATCTTCACGATATGGTCGGGCTGGTTCCCATCGTGACCGAGGCTGGCGGACGTTTTTCGGACCTGGACGGTCAGGACGGCCCCTTCGGCACCAATGCGGTCGCGACCAATGGCCTGCTGCACGAAGAGGTTTTAGAAGCCCTCGCGCTTAGAGATTGA
- a CDS encoding pyrophosphate--fructose-6-phosphate 1-phosphotransferase: protein MTVRRVALLTAGGYAPCLSSAVGGLIERYTELVPDVEIIAYQHGYWGLLSGHKIVVDDEVRKNAGVLHNYGGSPIGNSRVKLTNTADLVKRGLIQEGENALEVAANKLKEDGVDVLHTIGGDDTNTTAADLAAYLHENGYDLQVVGLPKTIDNDIVPIRQSLGAMTAAEQTSIFAQNIIAENGSNPRMLIIHEVMGRACGYLTAQAAEYYQQWHAQQTWLPTIGHTPERWDVHAVFLPEMKLDIDGEAKRLKTIMDEVGCVNIFLSEGAGIPEIIAEMESRGEQVEKDPFGHVKLDKINPGQWFAKQFAEKLGAEKVMVQKSGYFSRSAKANAEDLRLIKSMTDLAVQTALEGGTGVIGHDEGNNGVLRAIEFDRIAGHKAFDISQDWFQAVMGKIGQKVEPTESH from the coding sequence ATGACCGTCCGCCGTGTCGCCCTGCTGACCGCCGGGGGCTATGCCCCCTGCCTATCTTCCGCCGTCGGCGGACTCATCGAGCGTTACACCGAACTGGTGCCGGACGTCGAGATCATCGCCTACCAGCACGGCTACTGGGGCCTTCTGTCCGGCCACAAGATTGTGGTCGACGATGAGGTGCGCAAGAACGCCGGCGTTTTACACAACTATGGTGGCTCACCGATCGGCAATTCCCGGGTTAAGCTCACCAACACTGCCGACTTGGTCAAGCGCGGTCTTATTCAAGAGGGCGAGAACGCTCTAGAGGTTGCCGCGAATAAGCTCAAAGAAGATGGTGTTGACGTTTTGCACACCATCGGTGGTGACGATACGAATACCACCGCCGCCGATCTTGCCGCGTACCTCCACGAAAATGGGTACGACCTGCAGGTGGTTGGCTTACCTAAAACGATCGACAACGATATCGTGCCGATTCGCCAGTCTCTCGGCGCTATGACCGCAGCCGAGCAAACCAGCATTTTCGCGCAGAACATTATTGCTGAAAATGGCTCTAACCCGCGGATGCTCATCATCCACGAGGTGATGGGACGTGCGTGTGGCTACTTGACTGCGCAGGCTGCCGAGTACTACCAGCAGTGGCACGCCCAGCAGACGTGGCTTCCCACCATCGGGCACACCCCGGAGCGTTGGGATGTTCACGCGGTATTCCTGCCGGAGATGAAGCTAGACATCGACGGTGAGGCCAAGCGTCTGAAGACGATCATGGATGAGGTGGGCTGCGTTAACATCTTCCTTTCTGAAGGTGCGGGCATCCCCGAGATCATTGCTGAGATGGAGTCACGCGGTGAACAGGTTGAAAAAGACCCGTTCGGCCACGTCAAGTTGGATAAGATCAACCCCGGCCAGTGGTTTGCGAAGCAGTTCGCTGAGAAGCTCGGAGCTGAAAAGGTGATGGTGCAAAAGTCCGGCTACTTCTCGCGTTCGGCGAAGGCCAATGCGGAGGATCTGCGCCTTATTAAGTCAATGACCGACTTGGCTGTGCAGACAGCGCTCGAGGGCGGTACCGGTGTCATTGGTCATGACGAAGGCAACAATGGCGTTCTGCGGGCCATTGAGTTTGATCGGATTGCTGGCCACAAGGCGTTTGATATCTCTCAGGACTGGTTCCAGGCCGTGATGGGGAAGATTGGCCAGAAGGTCGAGCCGACCGAAAGCCACTGA
- a CDS encoding UPF0182 family membrane protein — protein MSFTAPTPGRPNTPSSRAKSSGRRKGHPFLITVLVLGFLCVAMLFIAQYWTQFLWFDQIGFSSVIVTQWLTQAGLFLAGALVLGAGLFISLRIAHRKRPIYPPITREDIALEEFRANAESSRKVIQVVVPLVVGIFGGLACAQYWQQFQLFLHPTAFGKTDPIFGIDISFFVFTLPMLAAAASYLKFVCIVLFVGGAVGHYFYGGISWTQAAGVHISKAARVHLGSLIVLYVLLLGVGHWLDRYALLTNTHSLFDGASYTDVKAFLPAQTILAIAAGIVAILFIVWIVRGNWRIPVAGAALMVISTAAVGWAYPGLIQEFKVKPNERALEVPYITNNIEATRAAYGLENVTTIPYTARTEAESGALRSDAQTTASIRLLDPAVVSPTFGQREANRRYWGFDEVLSVDRYRFDGKLHDTVIGVRELRPDKLGLDKDNWLNQHLIYTHGFGVVAAYGNQRHSDGEPAFFESGVPSKGMLGKYEERIYFGQHSPNYSIVGAPKGSAPQEFDYQAGTGKDSSERQVSNTYQGQGGPSLGNLWNRLLYAIKFRDPNILISDYVNSQSQILYDRDPQKRVREVAPFLSLDSNVYPAVVDGRVKWIVDGYTTTNAYPYGQSLNMDEIASDSLNDGQSTADLRQRNINYMRNSVKATVDAFDGKVTLYAWDTKDPILKSWEKVFPGAVKPTAEISGSLMQHLRYPEDLFKAQRYLLGRYHVTNPDEFFVKQDFWQVPPDPTKAKAGQNQNAPAAPTQPPYYLTMQMPGQSEPRFSLSSSYIPIKGQNVLTGFLAVDSETGNKAGNPAEDYGKLRLLVLPTANPVNGPGQMQNIFDSNPGIVQTLNLLKQGNSDVIRGNLLTLPMGGGLLYVQPVYVKGSGDSSYPLLRRVLVAFGDKVGFAETLDLALDEVFDGDSGAKAGDADLPTGGDSGAGKAKPGGEGGAQPAPGQNPTPGQNPAPGQNPAPTPAPAGSGNPRQDLDKALKDMDASIKDAQAAQKNGDWAAYGEAQKRLNDALNRALAANKQVEGGGTPPQ, from the coding sequence GTGAGTTTCACTGCGCCAACCCCCGGCCGACCCAACACCCCTTCGTCCCGCGCGAAATCATCGGGGAGGAGGAAAGGTCATCCCTTCCTGATCACGGTGCTGGTCCTGGGGTTCCTGTGCGTGGCGATGCTTTTCATCGCCCAATACTGGACTCAATTCCTCTGGTTTGACCAGATTGGATTCTCCTCGGTCATCGTCACGCAGTGGCTTACCCAAGCGGGGCTGTTCTTGGCAGGCGCCTTGGTGCTAGGCGCGGGACTATTCATCTCCCTGCGCATTGCCCACCGAAAGCGACCTATTTACCCTCCGATCACTCGGGAGGACATCGCCCTCGAAGAGTTCCGCGCGAACGCAGAATCGTCCCGCAAAGTGATTCAAGTTGTGGTGCCGCTGGTCGTAGGCATCTTTGGCGGTCTCGCGTGCGCCCAATACTGGCAACAGTTCCAGCTTTTCCTCCACCCCACCGCCTTTGGGAAGACTGATCCCATTTTCGGGATCGACATCTCGTTCTTCGTCTTCACACTTCCGATGCTCGCCGCCGCAGCGTCCTACCTCAAGTTTGTGTGCATCGTCCTCTTCGTCGGTGGGGCTGTCGGCCACTACTTCTACGGCGGAATCTCGTGGACCCAGGCAGCCGGGGTTCATATCAGCAAGGCAGCCCGGGTTCATCTGGGAAGCCTGATCGTGCTGTACGTCCTGCTGCTAGGAGTCGGGCATTGGCTCGACCGTTACGCACTGCTGACCAATACTCATTCGCTCTTTGATGGCGCCTCATACACTGACGTCAAGGCATTCCTGCCCGCGCAGACCATCCTTGCAATCGCCGCCGGCATTGTAGCGATCCTCTTTATTGTCTGGATCGTGCGTGGAAACTGGCGTATCCCAGTCGCCGGAGCCGCGCTCATGGTGATCTCTACGGCTGCGGTGGGATGGGCTTATCCGGGCCTCATCCAGGAATTTAAGGTCAAGCCGAACGAGCGTGCACTTGAGGTCCCCTACATTACGAACAATATCGAAGCCACGCGCGCAGCGTACGGGTTAGAAAACGTCACGACGATCCCTTATACCGCGCGTACCGAAGCGGAGTCTGGCGCTTTACGTTCTGATGCTCAAACCACAGCGTCAATCCGTCTCCTCGATCCCGCTGTCGTCTCACCGACCTTTGGCCAGCGCGAGGCCAATCGCCGGTACTGGGGCTTCGATGAAGTGCTCTCCGTTGACCGGTACCGCTTCGATGGGAAACTGCACGACACCGTGATCGGTGTGCGTGAATTGCGGCCCGACAAATTGGGGCTCGATAAAGACAACTGGCTGAACCAACACCTCATCTACACTCATGGTTTCGGCGTGGTTGCTGCGTATGGAAACCAGCGGCACTCCGATGGTGAACCCGCATTTTTTGAATCAGGTGTTCCGTCCAAGGGCATGCTCGGCAAGTACGAAGAACGTATCTACTTCGGGCAGCACTCCCCGAACTACTCCATCGTGGGAGCACCTAAAGGCTCTGCGCCTCAGGAATTCGATTACCAGGCAGGCACCGGTAAAGACAGCAGCGAGCGCCAAGTCAGCAACACCTACCAGGGGCAAGGTGGACCGTCCCTCGGTAATCTTTGGAACCGTCTCCTCTACGCGATTAAATTCCGGGATCCCAATATCCTCATCTCGGACTATGTGAATTCGCAGTCCCAGATTCTGTATGACCGTGACCCGCAAAAGCGGGTTCGCGAGGTGGCCCCCTTCCTCTCACTCGACTCCAACGTGTATCCCGCGGTGGTCGATGGTCGGGTGAAGTGGATCGTTGACGGATACACCACGACTAACGCGTATCCGTACGGTCAGTCACTGAATATGGATGAGATCGCGAGCGACTCTCTTAATGATGGGCAATCAACCGCTGATCTCCGTCAGCGGAATATCAACTACATGCGCAACTCGGTGAAGGCCACCGTCGATGCCTTCGATGGCAAGGTGACCCTGTACGCATGGGATACCAAAGACCCGATCTTGAAATCCTGGGAGAAAGTTTTCCCCGGCGCGGTCAAGCCAACGGCTGAGATTTCTGGTTCCCTCATGCAGCATCTTCGCTACCCCGAAGATCTCTTCAAAGCGCAGCGTTATCTGCTGGGGCGGTATCACGTCACCAATCCCGACGAATTCTTCGTCAAACAGGATTTCTGGCAGGTGCCCCCTGATCCGACCAAAGCTAAAGCCGGACAGAATCAGAACGCACCGGCTGCCCCAACTCAGCCGCCCTACTATCTGACGATGCAGATGCCCGGGCAGTCCGAGCCGCGCTTTTCCCTATCGTCCAGTTACATTCCGATTAAAGGTCAGAACGTTCTGACCGGTTTCCTCGCGGTTGATTCTGAAACCGGAAACAAGGCGGGCAATCCCGCCGAGGACTACGGGAAGCTGAGACTTCTGGTTCTTCCCACGGCCAACCCCGTCAACGGGCCTGGTCAGATGCAAAACATCTTCGACTCCAACCCGGGGATTGTGCAGACCCTCAACCTGTTGAAACAGGGTAACTCTGACGTGATTAGGGGCAACCTATTAACCCTCCCGATGGGAGGGGGCCTGTTGTACGTGCAACCCGTGTATGTGAAAGGTTCTGGCGACTCGAGTTACCCGCTGCTTCGCCGAGTTCTGGTCGCATTTGGCGACAAGGTTGGTTTCGCCGAAACACTCGACCTAGCCCTCGATGAAGTGTTCGACGGGGATTCAGGTGCCAAAGCCGGTGATGCTGACCTCCCCACAGGTGGTGACTCAGGCGCCGGCAAAGCAAAGCCAGGCGGCGAAGGCGGAGCGCAACCAGCCCCCGGACAGAACCCGACTCCTGGACAAAACCCCGCCCCGGGCCAGAATCCTGCGCCTACTCCAGCACCAGCAGGAAGTGGTAACCCACGTCAGGATTTAGACAAAGCGTTGAAGGACATGGACGCTTCTATTAAAGATGCCCAGGCTGCGCAGAAGAACGGCGACTGGGCCGCGTACGGTGAGGCTCAGAAACGGTTGAACGACGCCCTGAACCGTGCTCTGGCAGCCAACAAGCAAGTGGAAGGGGGAGGGACCCCGCCGCAGTAA
- a CDS encoding single-stranded DNA-binding protein: MKDIRTTVTGNVATDPSPLGQDAHDDAVSFRLAVNPVYRHPESGEWVHRKTEFMTVYARRSLARHVRESLAIGHPVVASGRIGTNEWVSDGGEKMFSLTLHADAIGHDLTFGTATYQRAQRRCDAIKDEPAIDFDTGEVVAERESDLGTASAKSPLVRRDETSKKKSSRSATDESSAPDDLTESVQASRVAAPF, from the coding sequence ATGAAAGACATACGCACCACCGTCACCGGCAATGTAGCCACAGATCCTTCTCCGCTCGGACAAGATGCCCATGACGATGCGGTCAGTTTCCGACTTGCGGTTAATCCCGTGTACCGGCATCCCGAATCGGGGGAGTGGGTGCACCGTAAAACCGAATTCATGACTGTTTACGCGCGCAGGTCTCTTGCTCGTCATGTCCGCGAGAGCCTTGCGATAGGACATCCTGTGGTGGCCTCCGGTCGCATCGGAACAAACGAATGGGTGTCCGACGGTGGAGAGAAAATGTTTTCCCTGACGCTACATGCGGACGCGATCGGGCACGACCTCACCTTTGGGACGGCAACTTACCAACGTGCTCAACGTCGCTGCGATGCGATCAAAGATGAACCCGCCATCGACTTCGACACAGGTGAGGTCGTGGCCGAACGCGAAAGCGATCTCGGTACGGCATCGGCAAAGTCCCCCTTAGTGCGAAGAGATGAGACCAGCAAGAAGAAGTCGAGCCGATCAGCCACGGATGAATCATCCGCGCCTGATGACCTAACCGAGAGCGTTCAAGCCTCACGAGTTGCCGCACCATTTTAG
- a CDS encoding superoxide dismutase encodes MADYTLPDLSYDYGALEPAIAGQIMELHHSKHHKAYVDGANTALEKLAEARSKDDFATINLLEKNLAFNLAGHVNHTVFWKNLSPDGGDKPEGDLAAAVEEFFGSFDALRAQFSAAALGIQGSGWAILAWDSLGQKLIIEQLYDHQANMAAGSIPLLLLDMWEHAFYLQYKNVKADYVKAFWNIVNWADVAERFSRARQQTPGLITL; translated from the coding sequence ATGGCGGACTACACTCTCCCCGATCTCTCCTACGATTACGGTGCTCTCGAACCGGCCATCGCTGGTCAGATCATGGAACTGCACCACTCCAAGCACCACAAGGCATATGTAGATGGTGCTAATACGGCGCTGGAGAAGTTGGCTGAAGCACGCTCCAAGGATGACTTCGCGACCATCAACCTTCTGGAAAAGAATCTCGCATTTAACCTCGCAGGACACGTGAACCACACGGTGTTCTGGAAAAACCTGTCTCCTGATGGTGGGGACAAGCCCGAAGGTGATCTTGCGGCTGCGGTCGAAGAGTTCTTCGGATCGTTCGACGCTCTGCGCGCTCAGTTCTCTGCAGCAGCGCTCGGAATTCAGGGCTCAGGCTGGGCGATTCTCGCCTGGGACAGCCTCGGTCAGAAGCTCATTATCGAGCAGCTGTACGACCATCAGGCCAACATGGCGGCCGGCAGCATCCCGCTGCTTCTACTTGATATGTGGGAGCACGCCTTCTACCTGCAGTACAAGAACGTGAAAGCTGACTACGTCAAAGCGTTCTGGAACATTGTCAACTGGGCTGACGTGGCTGAGCGGTTCTCCCGTGCCCGTCAGCAGACCCCAGGATTGATCACTCTGTGA